In one Drosophila pseudoobscura strain MV-25-SWS-2005 chromosome X, UCI_Dpse_MV25, whole genome shotgun sequence genomic region, the following are encoded:
- the PGRP-LC gene encoding peptidoglycan-recognition protein LC isoform X4: MHVNYKRNMNGQPLSADMSNRIINLTTGKNCSTSSTDSGVILIDNVPNFKAEGPMTKDTSSSSDEEPQSRPKAEANTKSQDPKLISIEHTINISQSKGAKTSPTLSIRSTTISIVSIDENALDSSCIDSDSDVEGSHDDCTVQKLGQQISYPPNCSSQLRDLNQGLTLISRQVTPGQTEVPPPTASEAGAMAKQLLNGTLALATPTQTGPNSPQGIGSIALTNSTDVTFGDKHFYEGPVTIQQFLIDNRDKWKPGDCADGGLGAGQDNPAFNGRPQANGTPAGSKLDDPGQQAPMLCPYLPNTISRKAISITVAFVLLTTLLGIILATTTNLFGKTLNKIEGDIVLDGDLEMIQLKDWGGKPTRGEPDLLDLPVSRVIISHTASEGCESLEVCSYRARVAQSFHMDGYNWDQVGYNFMIGGDGRVYEGRGWDIKGAHALRHNMDSIGISFLGSFDKIKPTKAQLRACQLLIAEGVRLKKLKPDYKLYGHRQLVATKSPGDELYKIIQTWPHWQK, encoded by the exons ATGCATGTGAATTATAAAAGGAATATGAACGGGCAGCCGTTGAGTGCCGATATGAGCAATCGGATCATTAATCTGACGACTGGCAAGAACTGCAGCACTTCATCCACAGATTCTGGTGTCATACTCATCGATAATGTGCCTAACTTCAAGGCTGAGGGACCAATGACCAAAGATACGAGTAGCAGCAGCGATGAGGAGCCCCAGTCAAGACCCAAGGCGGAAGCGAATACGAAGTCACAGGATCCCAAGCTCATTAGCATCGAGCATACAATAAATATCAGTCAGAGTAAAGGGGCTAAGACCTCGCCCACTCTCTCCATTCGGAGTACGACTATCTCGATTGTGTCCATCGATGAGAATGCCCTCGATTCCAGCTGCATTGATAGCGACTCCGATGTCGAGGGCAGCCACGATGACTGCACGGTCCAGAAGCTAGGCCAGCAGATCAGTTACCCGCCCAACTGCAGCTCCCAGCTTCGTGACCTTAACCAGGGCCTGACCCTAATCAGTCGTCAGGTGACACCGGGCCAGACCGAAGTGCCGCCACCCACAGCCTCCGAGGCTGGGGCCATGGCCAAGCAGCTGCTCAACGGGACCCTGGCCTTGGCCACCCCCACCCAAACCGGGCCCAATTCGCCGCAGGGCATCGGCAGCATAGCGCTGACCAACTCCACAGACGTGACCTTCGGGGACAAGCACTTCTATGAGGGTCCCGTCACGATACAACAGTTTCTCATCGACAATCGGGACAAGTGGAAACCCGGCGATTGCGCCGATGGCGGTTTGGGCGCTGGCCAAGATAATCCCGCCTTCAATGGTCGCCCCCAGGCGAATGGCACTCCAGCGG GTTCCAAGCTTGATGATCCTGGTCAGCAGGCGCCTATGCTCTGTCCGTATCTGCCAAATACCATAAGTCGCAAGGCCATCAGCATAACGGTGGCATTTGTATTGTTAACAACACTATTGGGCATCATATTGGCCACCACAACGAACCTCTTTGGCAAGACGTTGAACAAAA TCGAAGGTGATATTGTGTTGGATGGAGATTTAGAGATGATCCAACTCAAGGACTGGGGCGGCAAGCCAACTAGAGGTGAGCCTGATCTTCTTGATCTACCCGTTTCCCGTGTGATCATCTCCCACACCGCCTCCGAGGGCTGTGAATCGTTG GAAGTCTGCTCGTATCGGGCACGAGTGGCTCAAAGCTTTCACATGGATGGCTACAATTGGGATCAGGTGGGCTACAACTTTATGATTGGCGGCGATGGTCGCGTCTACGAGGGACGCGGCTGGGATATTAAAGGCGCCCACGCATTACGACACAACATGGACAGCATTGGCATCTCTTTTCTGGGTAGCTTTGACAAGATCAAGCCGACAAAGGCCCAGCTCCGTGCCTGTCAACTGCTGATCGCAGAGGGAGTGCGCCTCAAGAAGCTGAAGCCGGACTATAAGCTCTACGGACATCGCCAGCTTGTGGCCACCAAGAGTCCCGGCGATGAACTCTACAAAATCATACAGACGTGGCCACACTGGCAGAAATAA
- the PGRP-LC gene encoding peptidoglycan-recognition protein LC isoform X7 has translation MLDSALECCQKCRGVIATIPSRIKCDNGLCSRVLHSQCTGLTKEQLKLLETIPNLSWKCDGCLGSNQNQSSLQLSKWLEQSLRQHEKRLEVLEQRSKLDDPGQQAPMLCPYLPNTISRKAISITVAFVLLTTLLGIILATTTNLFGKTLNKTDFDVIDNGTLVMLKVAEWGGKPPKTTLDPLDLPVHRVIISHTAAEGCESREICSNRTQVVQSFHVDSWGWDHIGYNFLVGGDGRVYEGRGWDRVGAHTKGYNKGSIGISFIGTFTAIRPAERQLKACQLLISEGLRLKMLAPDFRLYGHRQLSATESPGEELYKIIQKWPHWSHDI, from the exons ATGTTGGACAGTGCGCTCGAATGTTGCCAGAAGTGTCGCGGTGTGATAGCAACGATCCCTAGTCGGATCAAATGTGATAATGGTCTATGCAGCCGTGTCTTGCATAGCCAGTGCACGGGCCTGACCAAAGAGCAGCTTAAGCTGCTAGAGACAATCCCCAATTTAAGTTGGAAATGTGATGGGTGTCTGGGGAGCAACCAAAACCAGAGTTCCTTGCAGTTGAGCAAATGGTTGGAGCAGAGTCTCAGGCAGCACGAGAAGAGATTGGAGGTGTTAGAGCAGC GTTCCAAGCTTGATGATCCTGGTCAGCAGGCGCCTATGCTCTGTCCGTATCTGCCAAATACCATAAGTCGCAAGGCCATCAGCATAACGGTGGCATTTGTATTGTTAACAACACTATTGGGCATCATATTGGCCACCACAACGAACCTCTTTGGCAAGACGTTGAACAAAA CTGACTTTGATGTCATCGACAATGGCACCCTAGTCATGCTCAAAGTTGCCGAATGGGGTGGTAAGCCCCCCAAGACCACTCTAGATCCCTTGGACCTGCCAGTTCATCGTGTAATCATCTCACACACAGCCGCCGAAGGCTGTGAATCGAGG GAGATCTGCTCGAATCGCACGCAGGTCGTTCAGTCCTTTCACGTAGACAGCTGGGGCTGGGATCATATCGGCTATAACTTTCTTGTGGGCGGCGATGGACGCGTCTACGAGGGACGCGGCTGGGATCGAGTGGGTGCCCACACCAAGGGCTATAATAAAGGCAGCATAGGTATCTCCTTCATTGGTACCTTTACGGCTATAAGGCCAGCAGAGAGGCAGCTCAAGGCCTGCCAGCTCCTGATTTCCGAGGGATTGCGTCTCAAGATGCTGGCCCCCGATTTTCGGCTATACGGACATCGACAACTAAGTGCCACCGAGAGTCCCGGCGAGGAGCTGTACAAAATCATCCAAAAATGGCCACATTGGTCTCACGACATCTAG
- the PGRP-LC gene encoding peptidoglycan-recognition protein LC isoform X8, which produces MLDSALECCQKCRGVIATIPSRIKCDNGLCSRVLHSQCTGLTKEQLKLLETIPNLSWKCDGCLGSNQNQSSLQLSKWLEQSLRQHEKRLEVLEQRSKLDDPGQQAPMLCPYLPNTISRKAISITVAFVLLTTLLGIILATTTNLFGKTLNKNQDNIGGGLILRFVHRQAWLAQPPQKTLADLMLPVSLVIVLPTNSDNCSTQAQCVLRVRLRQTFDIESLQEDDIAFNFVIGGDGNVYVGRGWNQVGAHMSGYNVRSLSFAYIGSFQNQKPSAKQLSVTHLLLERGVSLGKISPNYRLTGASKLEPSITEYKADQLYQSFSNWTHWS; this is translated from the exons ATGTTGGACAGTGCGCTCGAATGTTGCCAGAAGTGTCGCGGTGTGATAGCAACGATCCCTAGTCGGATCAAATGTGATAATGGTCTATGCAGCCGTGTCTTGCATAGCCAGTGCACGGGCCTGACCAAAGAGCAGCTTAAGCTGCTAGAGACAATCCCCAATTTAAGTTGGAAATGTGATGGGTGTCTGGGGAGCAACCAAAACCAGAGTTCCTTGCAGTTGAGCAAATGGTTGGAGCAGAGTCTCAGGCAGCACGAGAAGAGATTGGAGGTGTTAGAGCAGC GTTCCAAGCTTGATGATCCTGGTCAGCAGGCGCCTATGCTCTGTCCGTATCTGCCAAATACCATAAGTCGCAAGGCCATCAGCATAACGGTGGCATTTGTATTGTTAACAACACTATTGGGCATCATATTGGCCACCACAACGAACCTCTTTGGCAAGACGTTGAACAAAA ATCAAGACAACATTGGCGGCGGCCTGATCCTGCGTTTTGTTCACCGTCAAGCCTGGCTGGCCCAGCCGCCGCAGAAGACCCTGGCCGATCTCATGCTTCCCGTCTCCCTGGTCATCGTGCTGCCCACCAATTCCGACAACTGCAGCACACAGGCCCAGTGTGTGCTGCGTGTACGCCTGCGTCAGACGTTTGACATTGAGTCCCTTCAGGAGGACGACATTGCCTTCAACTTTGTGATTGGCGGCGATGGCAATGTGTATGTGGGTCGTGGCTGGAACCAGGTGGGGGCCCACATGAGTGGCTACAATGTACGGAGTTTGAGCTTCGCGTACATCGGCTCGTTCCAAAACCAGAAGCCGTCGGCCAAGCAGCTTAGCGTCACCCATCTGTTGCTCGAACGTGGCGTCAGTCTGGGCAAGATTTCCCCCAATTACCGCCTTACGGGTGCGAGCAAACTGGAGCCCAGCATCACCGAATACAAGGCCGATCAACTTTACCAGAGCTTTAGCAATTGGACGCACTGGTCGTGA
- the PGRP-LC gene encoding peptidoglycan-recognition protein LC isoform X6 — translation MLDSALECCQKCRGVIATIPSRIKCDNGLCSRVLHSQCTGLTKEQLKLLETIPNLSWKCDGCLGSNQNQSSLQLSKWLEQSLRQHEKRLEVLEQRSKLDDPGQQAPMLCPYLPNTISRKAISITVAFVLLTTLLGIILATTTNLFGKTLNKSKLGDVLDDSRLNIPINSTIDQDNIGGGLILRFVHRQAWLAQPPQKTLADLMLPVSLVIVLPTNSDNCSTQAQCVLRVRLRQTFDIESLQEDDIAFNFVIGGDGNVYVGRGWNQVGAHMSGYNVRSLSFAYIGSFQNQKPSAKQLSVTHLLLERGVSLGKISPNYRLTGASKLEPSITEYKADQLYQSFSNWTHWS, via the exons ATGTTGGACAGTGCGCTCGAATGTTGCCAGAAGTGTCGCGGTGTGATAGCAACGATCCCTAGTCGGATCAAATGTGATAATGGTCTATGCAGCCGTGTCTTGCATAGCCAGTGCACGGGCCTGACCAAAGAGCAGCTTAAGCTGCTAGAGACAATCCCCAATTTAAGTTGGAAATGTGATGGGTGTCTGGGGAGCAACCAAAACCAGAGTTCCTTGCAGTTGAGCAAATGGTTGGAGCAGAGTCTCAGGCAGCACGAGAAGAGATTGGAGGTGTTAGAGCAGC GTTCCAAGCTTGATGATCCTGGTCAGCAGGCGCCTATGCTCTGTCCGTATCTGCCAAATACCATAAGTCGCAAGGCCATCAGCATAACGGTGGCATTTGTATTGTTAACAACACTATTGGGCATCATATTGGCCACCACAACGAACCTCTTTGGCAAGACGTTGAACAAAAGTAAGCTCGGTGATGTTCTCGACGATTCCAGACTAAATATTCCAATCAATTCAACAATAG ATCAAGACAACATTGGCGGCGGCCTGATCCTGCGTTTTGTTCACCGTCAAGCCTGGCTGGCCCAGCCGCCGCAGAAGACCCTGGCCGATCTCATGCTTCCCGTCTCCCTGGTCATCGTGCTGCCCACCAATTCCGACAACTGCAGCACACAGGCCCAGTGTGTGCTGCGTGTACGCCTGCGTCAGACGTTTGACATTGAGTCCCTTCAGGAGGACGACATTGCCTTCAACTTTGTGATTGGCGGCGATGGCAATGTGTATGTGGGTCGTGGCTGGAACCAGGTGGGGGCCCACATGAGTGGCTACAATGTACGGAGTTTGAGCTTCGCGTACATCGGCTCGTTCCAAAACCAGAAGCCGTCGGCCAAGCAGCTTAGCGTCACCCATCTGTTGCTCGAACGTGGCGTCAGTCTGGGCAAGATTTCCCCCAATTACCGCCTTACGGGTGCGAGCAAACTGGAGCCCAGCATCACCGAATACAAGGCCGATCAACTTTACCAGAGCTTTAGCAATTGGACGCACTGGTCGTGA
- the PGRP-LC gene encoding peptidoglycan-recognition protein LC isoform X5, which yields MHVNYKRNMNGQPLSADMSNRIINLTTGKNCSTSSTDSGVILIDNVPNFKAEGPMTKDTSSSSDEEPQSRPKAEANTKSQDPKLISIEHTINISQSKGAKTSPTLSIRSTTISIVSIDENALDSSCIDSDSDVEGSHDDCTVQKLGQQISYPPNCSSQLRDLNQGLTLISRQVTPGQTEVPPPTASEAGAMAKQLLNGTLALATPTQTGPNSPQGIGSIALTNSTDVTFGDKHFYEGPVTIQQFLIDNRDKWKPGDCADGGLGAGQDNPAFNGRPQANGTPAGSKLDDPGQQAPMLCPYLPNTISRKAISITVAFVLLTTLLGIILATTTNLFGKTLNKIEGDIVLDGDLEMIQLKDWGGKPTRGEPDLLDLPVSRVIISHTASEGCESKSARIGHEWLKAFTWMATIGIRWATTL from the exons ATGCATGTGAATTATAAAAGGAATATGAACGGGCAGCCGTTGAGTGCCGATATGAGCAATCGGATCATTAATCTGACGACTGGCAAGAACTGCAGCACTTCATCCACAGATTCTGGTGTCATACTCATCGATAATGTGCCTAACTTCAAGGCTGAGGGACCAATGACCAAAGATACGAGTAGCAGCAGCGATGAGGAGCCCCAGTCAAGACCCAAGGCGGAAGCGAATACGAAGTCACAGGATCCCAAGCTCATTAGCATCGAGCATACAATAAATATCAGTCAGAGTAAAGGGGCTAAGACCTCGCCCACTCTCTCCATTCGGAGTACGACTATCTCGATTGTGTCCATCGATGAGAATGCCCTCGATTCCAGCTGCATTGATAGCGACTCCGATGTCGAGGGCAGCCACGATGACTGCACGGTCCAGAAGCTAGGCCAGCAGATCAGTTACCCGCCCAACTGCAGCTCCCAGCTTCGTGACCTTAACCAGGGCCTGACCCTAATCAGTCGTCAGGTGACACCGGGCCAGACCGAAGTGCCGCCACCCACAGCCTCCGAGGCTGGGGCCATGGCCAAGCAGCTGCTCAACGGGACCCTGGCCTTGGCCACCCCCACCCAAACCGGGCCCAATTCGCCGCAGGGCATCGGCAGCATAGCGCTGACCAACTCCACAGACGTGACCTTCGGGGACAAGCACTTCTATGAGGGTCCCGTCACGATACAACAGTTTCTCATCGACAATCGGGACAAGTGGAAACCCGGCGATTGCGCCGATGGCGGTTTGGGCGCTGGCCAAGATAATCCCGCCTTCAATGGTCGCCCCCAGGCGAATGGCACTCCAGCGG GTTCCAAGCTTGATGATCCTGGTCAGCAGGCGCCTATGCTCTGTCCGTATCTGCCAAATACCATAAGTCGCAAGGCCATCAGCATAACGGTGGCATTTGTATTGTTAACAACACTATTGGGCATCATATTGGCCACCACAACGAACCTCTTTGGCAAGACGTTGAACAAAA TCGAAGGTGATATTGTGTTGGATGGAGATTTAGAGATGATCCAACTCAAGGACTGGGGCGGCAAGCCAACTAGAGGTGAGCCTGATCTTCTTGATCTACCCGTTTCCCGTGTGATCATCTCCCACACCGCCTCCGAGGGCTGTGAATC GAAGTCTGCTCGTATCGGGCACGAGTGGCTCAAAGCTTTCACATGGATGGCTACAATTGGGATCAGGTGGGCTACAACTTTATGA
- the PGRP-LC gene encoding peptidoglycan-recognition protein LC isoform X3 codes for MHVNYKRNMNGQPLSADMSNRIINLTTGKNCSTSSTDSGVILIDNVPNFKAEGPMTKDTSSSSDEEPQSRPKAEANTKSQDPKLISIEHTINISQSKGAKTSPTLSIRSTTISIVSIDENALDSSCIDSDSDVEGSHDDCTVQKLGQQISYPPNCSSQLRDLNQGLTLISRQVTPGQTEVPPPTASEAGAMAKQLLNGTLALATPTQTGPNSPQGIGSIALTNSTDVTFGDKHFYEGPVTIQQFLIDNRDKWKPGDCADGGLGAGQDNPAFNGRPQANGTPAGSKLDDPGQQAPMLCPYLPNTISRKAISITVAFVLLTTLLGIILATTTNLFGKTLNKNQDNIGGGLILRFVHRQAWLAQPPQKTLADLMLPVSLVIVLPTNSDNCSTQAQCVLRVRLRQTFDIESLQEDDIAFNFVIGGDGNVYVGRGWNQVGAHMSGYNVRSLSFAYIGSFQNQKPSAKQLSVTHLLLERGVSLGKISPNYRLTGASKLEPSITEYKADQLYQSFSNWTHWS; via the exons ATGCATGTGAATTATAAAAGGAATATGAACGGGCAGCCGTTGAGTGCCGATATGAGCAATCGGATCATTAATCTGACGACTGGCAAGAACTGCAGCACTTCATCCACAGATTCTGGTGTCATACTCATCGATAATGTGCCTAACTTCAAGGCTGAGGGACCAATGACCAAAGATACGAGTAGCAGCAGCGATGAGGAGCCCCAGTCAAGACCCAAGGCGGAAGCGAATACGAAGTCACAGGATCCCAAGCTCATTAGCATCGAGCATACAATAAATATCAGTCAGAGTAAAGGGGCTAAGACCTCGCCCACTCTCTCCATTCGGAGTACGACTATCTCGATTGTGTCCATCGATGAGAATGCCCTCGATTCCAGCTGCATTGATAGCGACTCCGATGTCGAGGGCAGCCACGATGACTGCACGGTCCAGAAGCTAGGCCAGCAGATCAGTTACCCGCCCAACTGCAGCTCCCAGCTTCGTGACCTTAACCAGGGCCTGACCCTAATCAGTCGTCAGGTGACACCGGGCCAGACCGAAGTGCCGCCACCCACAGCCTCCGAGGCTGGGGCCATGGCCAAGCAGCTGCTCAACGGGACCCTGGCCTTGGCCACCCCCACCCAAACCGGGCCCAATTCGCCGCAGGGCATCGGCAGCATAGCGCTGACCAACTCCACAGACGTGACCTTCGGGGACAAGCACTTCTATGAGGGTCCCGTCACGATACAACAGTTTCTCATCGACAATCGGGACAAGTGGAAACCCGGCGATTGCGCCGATGGCGGTTTGGGCGCTGGCCAAGATAATCCCGCCTTCAATGGTCGCCCCCAGGCGAATGGCACTCCAGCGG GTTCCAAGCTTGATGATCCTGGTCAGCAGGCGCCTATGCTCTGTCCGTATCTGCCAAATACCATAAGTCGCAAGGCCATCAGCATAACGGTGGCATTTGTATTGTTAACAACACTATTGGGCATCATATTGGCCACCACAACGAACCTCTTTGGCAAGACGTTGAACAAAA ATCAAGACAACATTGGCGGCGGCCTGATCCTGCGTTTTGTTCACCGTCAAGCCTGGCTGGCCCAGCCGCCGCAGAAGACCCTGGCCGATCTCATGCTTCCCGTCTCCCTGGTCATCGTGCTGCCCACCAATTCCGACAACTGCAGCACACAGGCCCAGTGTGTGCTGCGTGTACGCCTGCGTCAGACGTTTGACATTGAGTCCCTTCAGGAGGACGACATTGCCTTCAACTTTGTGATTGGCGGCGATGGCAATGTGTATGTGGGTCGTGGCTGGAACCAGGTGGGGGCCCACATGAGTGGCTACAATGTACGGAGTTTGAGCTTCGCGTACATCGGCTCGTTCCAAAACCAGAAGCCGTCGGCCAAGCAGCTTAGCGTCACCCATCTGTTGCTCGAACGTGGCGTCAGTCTGGGCAAGATTTCCCCCAATTACCGCCTTACGGGTGCGAGCAAACTGGAGCCCAGCATCACCGAATACAAGGCCGATCAACTTTACCAGAGCTTTAGCAATTGGACGCACTGGTCGTGA
- the PGRP-LC gene encoding peptidoglycan-recognition protein LC isoform X1 — MHVNYKRNMNGQPLSADMSNRIINLTTGKNCSTSSTDSGVILIDNVPNFKAEGPMTKDTSSSSDEEPQSRPKAEANTKSQDPKLISIEHTINISQSKGAKTSPTLSIRSTTISIVSIDENALDSSCIDSDSDVEGSHDDCTVQKLGQQISYPPNCSSQLRDLNQGLTLISRQVTPGQTEVPPPTASEAGAMAKQLLNGTLALATPTQTGPNSPQGIGSIALTNSTDVTFGDKHFYEGPVTIQQFLIDNRDKWKPGDCADGGLGAGQDNPAFNGRPQANGTPAGSKLDDPGQQAPMLCPYLPNTISRKAISITVAFVLLTTLLGIILATTTNLFGKTLNKSKLGDVLDDSRLNIPINSTIDQDNIGGGLILRFVHRQAWLAQPPQKTLADLMLPVSLVIVLPTNSDNCSTQAQCVLRVRLRQTFDIESLQEDDIAFNFVIGGDGNVYVGRGWNQVGAHMSGYNVRSLSFAYIGSFQNQKPSAKQLSVTHLLLERGVSLGKISPNYRLTGASKLEPSITEYKADQLYQSFSNWTHWS; from the exons ATGCATGTGAATTATAAAAGGAATATGAACGGGCAGCCGTTGAGTGCCGATATGAGCAATCGGATCATTAATCTGACGACTGGCAAGAACTGCAGCACTTCATCCACAGATTCTGGTGTCATACTCATCGATAATGTGCCTAACTTCAAGGCTGAGGGACCAATGACCAAAGATACGAGTAGCAGCAGCGATGAGGAGCCCCAGTCAAGACCCAAGGCGGAAGCGAATACGAAGTCACAGGATCCCAAGCTCATTAGCATCGAGCATACAATAAATATCAGTCAGAGTAAAGGGGCTAAGACCTCGCCCACTCTCTCCATTCGGAGTACGACTATCTCGATTGTGTCCATCGATGAGAATGCCCTCGATTCCAGCTGCATTGATAGCGACTCCGATGTCGAGGGCAGCCACGATGACTGCACGGTCCAGAAGCTAGGCCAGCAGATCAGTTACCCGCCCAACTGCAGCTCCCAGCTTCGTGACCTTAACCAGGGCCTGACCCTAATCAGTCGTCAGGTGACACCGGGCCAGACCGAAGTGCCGCCACCCACAGCCTCCGAGGCTGGGGCCATGGCCAAGCAGCTGCTCAACGGGACCCTGGCCTTGGCCACCCCCACCCAAACCGGGCCCAATTCGCCGCAGGGCATCGGCAGCATAGCGCTGACCAACTCCACAGACGTGACCTTCGGGGACAAGCACTTCTATGAGGGTCCCGTCACGATACAACAGTTTCTCATCGACAATCGGGACAAGTGGAAACCCGGCGATTGCGCCGATGGCGGTTTGGGCGCTGGCCAAGATAATCCCGCCTTCAATGGTCGCCCCCAGGCGAATGGCACTCCAGCGG GTTCCAAGCTTGATGATCCTGGTCAGCAGGCGCCTATGCTCTGTCCGTATCTGCCAAATACCATAAGTCGCAAGGCCATCAGCATAACGGTGGCATTTGTATTGTTAACAACACTATTGGGCATCATATTGGCCACCACAACGAACCTCTTTGGCAAGACGTTGAACAAAAGTAAGCTCGGTGATGTTCTCGACGATTCCAGACTAAATATTCCAATCAATTCAACAATAG ATCAAGACAACATTGGCGGCGGCCTGATCCTGCGTTTTGTTCACCGTCAAGCCTGGCTGGCCCAGCCGCCGCAGAAGACCCTGGCCGATCTCATGCTTCCCGTCTCCCTGGTCATCGTGCTGCCCACCAATTCCGACAACTGCAGCACACAGGCCCAGTGTGTGCTGCGTGTACGCCTGCGTCAGACGTTTGACATTGAGTCCCTTCAGGAGGACGACATTGCCTTCAACTTTGTGATTGGCGGCGATGGCAATGTGTATGTGGGTCGTGGCTGGAACCAGGTGGGGGCCCACATGAGTGGCTACAATGTACGGAGTTTGAGCTTCGCGTACATCGGCTCGTTCCAAAACCAGAAGCCGTCGGCCAAGCAGCTTAGCGTCACCCATCTGTTGCTCGAACGTGGCGTCAGTCTGGGCAAGATTTCCCCCAATTACCGCCTTACGGGTGCGAGCAAACTGGAGCCCAGCATCACCGAATACAAGGCCGATCAACTTTACCAGAGCTTTAGCAATTGGACGCACTGGTCGTGA
- the PGRP-LC gene encoding peptidoglycan-recognition protein LC isoform X2, whose protein sequence is MHVNYKRNMNGQPLSADMSNRIINLTTGKNCSTSSTDSGVILIDNVPNFKAEGPMTKDTSSSSDEEPQSRPKAEANTKSQDPKLISIEHTINISQSKGAKTSPTLSIRSTTISIVSIDENALDSSCIDSDSDVEGSHDDCTVQKLGQQISYPPNCSSQLRDLNQGLTLISRQVTPGQTEVPPPTASEAGAMAKQLLNGTLALATPTQTGPNSPQGIGSIALTNSTDVTFGDKHFYEGPVTIQQFLIDNRDKWKPGDCADGGLGAGQDNPAFNGRPQANGTPAGSKLDDPGQQAPMLCPYLPNTISRKAISITVAFVLLTTLLGIILATTTNLFGKTLNKTDFDVIDNGTLVMLKVAEWGGKPPKTTLDPLDLPVHRVIISHTAAEGCESREICSNRTQVVQSFHVDSWGWDHIGYNFLVGGDGRVYEGRGWDRVGAHTKGYNKGSIGISFIGTFTAIRPAERQLKACQLLISEGLRLKMLAPDFRLYGHRQLSATESPGEELYKIIQKWPHWSHDI, encoded by the exons ATGCATGTGAATTATAAAAGGAATATGAACGGGCAGCCGTTGAGTGCCGATATGAGCAATCGGATCATTAATCTGACGACTGGCAAGAACTGCAGCACTTCATCCACAGATTCTGGTGTCATACTCATCGATAATGTGCCTAACTTCAAGGCTGAGGGACCAATGACCAAAGATACGAGTAGCAGCAGCGATGAGGAGCCCCAGTCAAGACCCAAGGCGGAAGCGAATACGAAGTCACAGGATCCCAAGCTCATTAGCATCGAGCATACAATAAATATCAGTCAGAGTAAAGGGGCTAAGACCTCGCCCACTCTCTCCATTCGGAGTACGACTATCTCGATTGTGTCCATCGATGAGAATGCCCTCGATTCCAGCTGCATTGATAGCGACTCCGATGTCGAGGGCAGCCACGATGACTGCACGGTCCAGAAGCTAGGCCAGCAGATCAGTTACCCGCCCAACTGCAGCTCCCAGCTTCGTGACCTTAACCAGGGCCTGACCCTAATCAGTCGTCAGGTGACACCGGGCCAGACCGAAGTGCCGCCACCCACAGCCTCCGAGGCTGGGGCCATGGCCAAGCAGCTGCTCAACGGGACCCTGGCCTTGGCCACCCCCACCCAAACCGGGCCCAATTCGCCGCAGGGCATCGGCAGCATAGCGCTGACCAACTCCACAGACGTGACCTTCGGGGACAAGCACTTCTATGAGGGTCCCGTCACGATACAACAGTTTCTCATCGACAATCGGGACAAGTGGAAACCCGGCGATTGCGCCGATGGCGGTTTGGGCGCTGGCCAAGATAATCCCGCCTTCAATGGTCGCCCCCAGGCGAATGGCACTCCAGCGG GTTCCAAGCTTGATGATCCTGGTCAGCAGGCGCCTATGCTCTGTCCGTATCTGCCAAATACCATAAGTCGCAAGGCCATCAGCATAACGGTGGCATTTGTATTGTTAACAACACTATTGGGCATCATATTGGCCACCACAACGAACCTCTTTGGCAAGACGTTGAACAAAA CTGACTTTGATGTCATCGACAATGGCACCCTAGTCATGCTCAAAGTTGCCGAATGGGGTGGTAAGCCCCCCAAGACCACTCTAGATCCCTTGGACCTGCCAGTTCATCGTGTAATCATCTCACACACAGCCGCCGAAGGCTGTGAATCGAGG GAGATCTGCTCGAATCGCACGCAGGTCGTTCAGTCCTTTCACGTAGACAGCTGGGGCTGGGATCATATCGGCTATAACTTTCTTGTGGGCGGCGATGGACGCGTCTACGAGGGACGCGGCTGGGATCGAGTGGGTGCCCACACCAAGGGCTATAATAAAGGCAGCATAGGTATCTCCTTCATTGGTACCTTTACGGCTATAAGGCCAGCAGAGAGGCAGCTCAAGGCCTGCCAGCTCCTGATTTCCGAGGGATTGCGTCTCAAGATGCTGGCCCCCGATTTTCGGCTATACGGACATCGACAACTAAGTGCCACCGAGAGTCCCGGCGAGGAGCTGTACAAAATCATCCAAAAATGGCCACATTGGTCTCACGACATCTAG